The Microbacterium luteum genome includes a region encoding these proteins:
- the rpsI gene encoding 30S ribosomal protein S9: protein MANIQDTADISNFSTETPADEAVVATERPVLSVPGAAVGRRKQAIARVRLIPGSGTLTINGRAFEDYFPNKLHQQLVTDPFTLLGLEGGYDVIARIHGGGPSGQAGALRLGIARALNEIDAENNRPALKKAGFLSRDARVKERKKAGLKKARKAPQYSKR, encoded by the coding sequence GTGGCGAACATCCAGGACACCGCAGACATCTCCAACTTCTCGACCGAGACCCCGGCCGACGAGGCCGTCGTGGCCACCGAGCGCCCCGTGCTCTCGGTCCCCGGCGCCGCCGTCGGTCGCCGCAAGCAGGCCATCGCCCGCGTGCGGCTGATCCCCGGCTCGGGAACCCTCACCATCAACGGCCGTGCGTTCGAGGACTACTTCCCGAACAAGCTGCACCAGCAGCTGGTCACCGACCCGTTCACCCTCCTCGGCCTCGAGGGCGGCTACGACGTCATCGCGCGCATCCACGGCGGCGGCCCCTCGGGCCAGGCCGGTGCGCTCCGCCTCGGCATCGCCCGTGCGCTGAACGAGATCGACGCCGAGAACAACCGTCCGGCGCTGAAGAAGGCCGGCTTCCTCTCCCGTGACGCGCGCGTCAAGGAGCGCAAGAAGGCGGGACTCAAGAAGGCCCGCAAGGCGCCGCAGTACTCGAAGCGCTGA
- a CDS encoding TetR/AcrR family transcriptional regulator, protein MCRLESDGIVAATVPRSRDRLEQQRREGSRTSYVSVDGTGREATRNRVLGAAYEVFAEVGIDAATVEAICAQAHFSRGAFYSNFASKDDLFLELIEKVTNDRMRRAAGFAHAFGDASAAAPMPADPADVVRAIADMATEDRTGVLLMAEVRIRAMRDPAIAEAYRTFKERTLAQIADILGLALRAYGLSPRIASATLARIVLETWETASIAAVIAGEDTAGISALVAARTAEIGLLFADEDGGG, encoded by the coding sequence GTGTGCCGGCTCGAGTCTGACGGCATCGTCGCCGCGACCGTCCCTCGCAGCCGGGATAGGTTGGAACAGCAACGTCGGGAGGGGAGCCGGACTTCGTATGTCTCCGTCGACGGCACGGGGCGCGAAGCGACGCGCAATCGGGTCCTGGGCGCCGCGTACGAGGTGTTTGCCGAGGTCGGGATCGACGCGGCGACGGTCGAGGCGATCTGCGCCCAGGCGCACTTCAGCCGCGGGGCCTTCTACTCCAACTTCGCCTCCAAGGACGACCTGTTCCTCGAACTCATCGAGAAGGTCACGAACGATCGGATGCGGCGGGCAGCGGGCTTCGCGCACGCCTTCGGCGATGCGTCCGCGGCGGCGCCGATGCCCGCCGACCCCGCCGACGTGGTGCGCGCGATCGCGGACATGGCGACCGAGGACCGCACCGGCGTGCTGCTGATGGCGGAGGTGCGCATCCGCGCCATGCGCGACCCGGCGATCGCCGAGGCCTACCGCACGTTCAAAGAGCGCACGCTGGCGCAGATCGCCGACATCCTCGGTCTCGCGCTCCGCGCCTACGGTCTCTCGCCGCGCATCGCTTCTGCGACCCTGGCGAGGATCGTGCTCGAGACGTGGGAGACCGCATCGATCGCCGCGGTCATCGCGGGCGAGGATACGGCCGGGATCTCGGCCCTCGTCGCCGCGCGAACGGCCGAGATCGGCCTGCTCTTCGCCGATGAGGACGGCGGCGGATAG
- a CDS encoding GIY-YIG nuclease family protein, translating into MGFLYILRCADGTFYVGSTRDLDRRVTQHQAGMGAAYTSRRLPVELAWSGEFARIDDAFLWEKRIQGWSHAKRQAFIDGGLDAVRGWSSRGRGGG; encoded by the coding sequence ATGGGGTTCCTCTACATCCTCCGATGCGCCGACGGCACGTTCTACGTCGGAAGCACCCGCGACCTCGACCGGCGCGTCACGCAGCACCAGGCCGGCATGGGCGCCGCGTACACCTCCCGCCGACTCCCCGTCGAGCTCGCGTGGAGCGGCGAGTTCGCGCGGATCGACGACGCCTTCCTGTGGGAGAAGCGTATTCAGGGATGGAGCCACGCGAAACGCCAGGCGTTCATCGACGGCGGCCTCGACGCCGTGCGCGGCTGGAGTTCGCGAGGGCGCGGCGGCGGATAG
- the rplM gene encoding 50S ribosomal protein L13 → MTRTYTPKAGEAQREWLVIDATDVVLGRLASHAAALLRGKHKPTFAPHVDMGDFVVIVNADKVALTGQKLQKKMAYRHSGYPGGLKAVSYEELLEKNPVRAVEKAVRGMLPKNSLGRQQLSKLKVYAGAEHPHAAQQPQTYTLDQVAQ, encoded by the coding sequence GTGACGCGCACGTACACCCCCAAGGCTGGCGAAGCTCAGCGCGAGTGGCTCGTCATCGACGCCACCGACGTCGTTCTCGGCCGCCTCGCCTCCCACGCCGCGGCCCTGCTCCGCGGCAAGCACAAGCCGACCTTCGCTCCCCACGTCGACATGGGCGACTTCGTCGTCATCGTCAACGCGGACAAGGTGGCCCTCACCGGTCAGAAGCTCCAGAAGAAGATGGCCTACCGCCACTCGGGCTACCCGGGCGGTCTGAAGGCCGTGTCGTACGAGGAGCTTCTCGAGAAGAACCCCGTCCGCGCCGTCGAGAAGGCCGTGCGCGGAATGCTCCCCAAGAACAGCCTGGGCCGCCAGCAGCTGTCGAAGCTCAAGGTGTACGCCGGCGCAGAGCACCCGCACGCCGCGCAGCAGCCCCAGACGTACACCCTCGACCAGGTCGCCCAGTAA
- a CDS encoding Ppx/GppA phosphatase family protein: MRLGVLDIGSNTVHLLVADVSPGGRPLATTSQRTVLRLMRYLDDDGAIRPEGVEALVTAVREAREMAAAENVAELLATATSAVREAANGPAVIQAIEEALDQPLQVLGGETEARYTFLAVRRWFGWSAGQILLFDIGGGSLEIAAGGDELPDAAASVPLGAGRMTLRYMPDDPPGEDAVDRLRKHAKKKLEPLADTFTSLPRPDHVVGSSKAIRSLAKLAGYPMAGWSGTERMVLPRQALKAWIPRLARIPADARQELPGITADRTLQIVAAAVVLHQAMKVMEVDELEVSPWALREGVLLRYIESLSWSAPAV, from the coding sequence GTGCGCCTGGGAGTCCTCGACATCGGTTCGAACACCGTCCATCTGCTGGTGGCGGATGTGAGCCCGGGCGGCCGTCCTCTCGCCACGACCTCGCAGCGTACCGTGCTGCGCCTCATGCGCTACCTCGACGACGACGGCGCCATCCGGCCCGAAGGCGTCGAGGCGCTCGTGACCGCGGTGCGCGAGGCGCGCGAGATGGCAGCCGCCGAGAACGTCGCCGAGCTGCTGGCCACCGCCACCTCCGCGGTGCGCGAAGCGGCCAACGGCCCCGCCGTCATCCAGGCGATCGAAGAGGCGCTCGACCAGCCGCTGCAGGTGCTGGGCGGCGAGACCGAGGCCCGCTACACGTTTCTCGCCGTGCGCCGGTGGTTCGGATGGTCGGCCGGACAGATCCTGCTGTTCGACATCGGCGGCGGATCGCTCGAGATCGCGGCCGGCGGCGACGAGCTTCCGGATGCGGCCGCATCGGTGCCGCTCGGAGCGGGCCGGATGACCCTCCGGTACATGCCCGACGACCCGCCCGGCGAAGACGCGGTGGACCGGCTCCGCAAGCACGCGAAGAAGAAGCTCGAACCGCTCGCCGACACCTTCACCTCGCTCCCCCGGCCCGATCATGTGGTCGGGTCGTCGAAGGCGATCCGGTCGCTCGCCAAGCTCGCCGGCTATCCCATGGCCGGATGGTCGGGCACCGAGCGGATGGTGCTGCCGCGACAGGCGCTGAAGGCCTGGATCCCGCGCCTGGCGCGCATCCCCGCCGACGCCCGACAGGAGCTGCCCGGTATCACCGCCGACCGCACCCTGCAGATCGTCGCGGCCGCCGTCGTGCTCCACCAGGCCATGAAGGTGATGGAGGTCGACGAGCTGGAGGTGTCGCCGTGGGCTCTCCGCGAGGGCGTCCTGCTGCGCTACATCGAGTCGCTGTCATGGAGCGCCCCCGCGGTGTGA
- the coaA gene encoding type I pantothenate kinase — protein sequence MSIDDQVTPQTPALSLYREIERDEWARMAGGLAQPLTETEVVQIRGIGDRLSLTEVAEVYLPLSRLLSLYASSTKALGVDTSTFLGEQDSTTPFVVGVAGSVAVGKSTIARLLRELMSRWPGTPRVELVTTDGFLYPNAELERRGLMDRKGFPESYDRRALVRFLTEVKSGADEVRAPFYSHMRYDIVPDAHVTVRRPDVVIVEGLNVLQPPPAPNDVAVSDLFDFSIYVDAAPDDIEQWFVHRFLALREAAFSNPNSFFNRFAQIPDEEAVPRALGYWRDINLPNLVENVLPTRHRASLVLKKAADHAVSSVLLRKL from the coding sequence ATGTCGATCGACGACCAGGTGACACCGCAGACCCCCGCGCTCTCGCTGTATCGCGAGATCGAGCGCGACGAGTGGGCCCGGATGGCGGGCGGACTGGCCCAGCCGCTGACGGAGACCGAGGTCGTGCAGATCCGCGGCATCGGCGACCGTCTGAGCCTCACCGAGGTCGCGGAGGTCTACCTGCCGCTCAGTCGGCTGCTGTCGCTCTACGCCAGTTCCACCAAGGCCCTCGGCGTGGACACGAGCACGTTCCTCGGCGAGCAGGACTCCACGACGCCCTTCGTCGTCGGGGTCGCCGGGTCGGTCGCGGTCGGCAAGTCGACCATCGCCCGGCTGCTGCGCGAACTGATGAGCCGCTGGCCCGGCACACCGCGCGTCGAGCTCGTCACCACCGACGGATTCCTCTACCCGAACGCCGAGCTGGAGCGGCGGGGTCTGATGGATCGCAAGGGTTTCCCGGAGTCCTACGACCGGCGCGCCCTGGTGCGTTTCCTCACCGAGGTGAAGTCGGGAGCCGACGAGGTGCGGGCGCCCTTCTACTCGCACATGCGTTACGACATCGTCCCGGATGCGCACGTCACCGTGCGCCGCCCCGACGTCGTCATCGTCGAGGGCCTGAACGTGCTGCAGCCGCCGCCCGCGCCCAATGATGTCGCGGTGAGCGACCTGTTCGACTTCTCGATCTACGTCGATGCCGCTCCCGACGACATCGAGCAGTGGTTCGTGCACCGCTTCCTCGCGCTGCGCGAGGCGGCGTTCAGCAACCCGAACTCGTTCTTCAACCGGTTCGCGCAGATTCCCGACGAGGAGGCCGTTCCGCGCGCCCTCGGGTACTGGCGCGACATCAACCTCCCGAACCTCGTCGAGAACGTTCTTCCCACGCGACACCGCGCGAGCCTCGTGCTCAAGAAGGCCGCCGATCACGCGGTTTCCAGCGTGCTGCTGCGCAAGCTCTGA
- a CDS encoding LPXTG cell wall anchor domain-containing protein — MFKKSFAALAIAGALVLGGSAAATAYTPSGGAVSDPVIAPGQSTIITFTGLEAYDQVVFTITGPSGASLTSIAYAASGDTVYSVTKDVVDGSASATFTGGGAGTYEVVLTDTDGNVIATTEITVTADSDSDSDSGELPATGGDVPMGAIWLGIGAVGLGGIAVTAAAARRRASQNS; from the coding sequence GTGTTCAAGAAGTCTTTCGCTGCGCTCGCTATCGCCGGCGCGCTCGTCCTCGGTGGTTCAGCCGCCGCAACCGCCTACACCCCGTCGGGTGGCGCCGTCTCCGACCCGGTCATCGCGCCGGGCCAGTCGACCATCATCACCTTCACGGGCCTCGAAGCCTACGACCAGGTCGTCTTCACCATCACCGGCCCGTCAGGCGCTTCGCTCACCTCGATCGCCTACGCCGCATCGGGTGACACCGTCTACTCGGTCACCAAGGATGTCGTCGACGGCTCCGCTTCCGCCACCTTCACCGGTGGTGGCGCCGGAACCTACGAGGTCGTCCTCACCGACACCGACGGCAACGTCATCGCGACCACCGAGATCACCGTGACCGCCGACAGTGACTCCGACTCGGACTCGGGTGAGCTGCCGGCCACCGGTGGCGACGTCCCGATGGGCGCCATCTGGCTCGGTATCGGCGCCGTCGGCCTCGGCGGCATCGCCGTGACCGCTGCGGCTGCTCGCCGTCGCGCCTCGCAGAACAGCTGA
- a CDS encoding CPBP family intramembrane glutamic endopeptidase, with the protein MIVIALSSSWRTALTGWPAWAVSLVDIVLINAPMALAVFGAARIGASRSEGLSARGRIETRGIDVLLGLSLAVMMRGLVELIVPTTGSLGGATLDADALETLVGVAVLIVGYVAVSPIVEELFFRGLIQRAMTQIGGGVWLARIAAIAVTTALFVFLHVGAIGVTPTWAILVAGVTVGIGCGSLAAATGRLTAAVVAHLGFNASGVILLLV; encoded by the coding sequence GTGATCGTGATCGCTCTGTCATCGTCCTGGCGAACTGCGCTCACGGGGTGGCCGGCGTGGGCGGTGTCGCTGGTGGACATCGTGCTCATCAATGCGCCGATGGCGCTCGCCGTCTTCGGCGCCGCTCGCATCGGCGCCTCCCGCTCGGAGGGGCTCAGCGCGCGCGGAAGGATCGAGACGCGCGGGATCGACGTGCTGCTCGGTCTGTCGCTCGCGGTGATGATGCGCGGGCTCGTCGAGCTCATCGTGCCGACGACGGGCAGTCTCGGCGGAGCAACGCTGGATGCGGACGCCCTCGAGACCCTTGTCGGCGTCGCCGTGCTCATCGTGGGCTACGTCGCCGTGTCGCCGATCGTCGAGGAGTTGTTCTTCCGCGGCCTCATCCAGCGCGCGATGACGCAGATCGGCGGGGGAGTGTGGCTCGCCCGGATCGCTGCGATCGCCGTGACCACGGCCCTGTTCGTCTTTCTGCACGTGGGTGCGATCGGGGTGACGCCGACGTGGGCGATCCTCGTCGCCGGGGTGACGGTGGGCATCGGGTGCGGTTCTCTGGCGGCCGCGACCGGCCGCCTCACCGCGGCGGTCGTCGCGCACCTGGGCTTCAACGCGAGCGGTGTCATCCTGCTCCTCGTGTAA
- a CDS encoding S8 family serine peptidase, protein MFRAARSVALAAALIILPGAAPLASPAADAAEETLPPPSLADQLADAAQAGASGAEELADAVGLPATGPGSLQVDDEGRVSATLTFATRPSAEQIDAVRQLARVDRVYRLSPSVAVAVSPAQLSALAALPGVVAVAPDLRAAVGTSSSSAAARPATAAAESCRSVPVDADEPLKTALARDAFDVDGSGVTVGILSDSYATSATATTTPAEDVSAGVLPGPGNPCGYDTPVEVLADHPGGSDEGRGMAQIVHGIAPGARILFASGFGGMIDMAENILALADAGADIIVDDISYVTEPHFQQGIVSSAIEMVKADGVAYYTSAGNANAVGADGTPSEGLPIAGWQAPEYRGVACPEWVWVPEEVVAYDCLDFDPGDGVDPVQSVGLLATPSAPTFALGWGEPQGAVASHFSLQLYSDDPVPALVAAGVTPDPQVPMEMLTVSPVPTDGKYGFVVVRDLTGDVAPPPAVWIGTFGNGTALAWREYDRDAGGDLVGAVINGHNGDGSGVSVAAAAWDYPWEPESFSSPGPGTILFEPYDPYGPPSAAYPEPMTVAAPQITGVDGERTSFFESPFDEDGEVVYRFYGTSAAAPSVAAVHALALEYAPGASPADILTATEATAAEMNNPYWRVMPDAHVYGAGLADAHALLAALPDPTPTPEPTPTPEPTSPEPTPEPTSSQTAAPSPAAASDPPSAEPARLAASGSTPPLSAAFLAALLIAGGVAITWTRRTRRRRSP, encoded by the coding sequence GTGTTTCGAGCTGCCCGCAGCGTCGCGCTCGCCGCTGCCCTCATCATCCTTCCCGGCGCCGCGCCTCTCGCTTCGCCGGCCGCCGATGCGGCGGAGGAGACGCTTCCACCGCCTTCTCTCGCCGACCAGCTGGCCGATGCCGCGCAGGCCGGAGCGAGCGGAGCCGAAGAACTGGCCGACGCCGTCGGTCTGCCCGCGACCGGGCCGGGCAGTCTGCAGGTGGACGACGAGGGGCGGGTCTCGGCGACGCTGACGTTCGCGACGCGCCCGAGCGCTGAACAGATCGACGCGGTGCGGCAGCTCGCGCGGGTCGATCGCGTGTACCGTCTCAGCCCGTCGGTCGCCGTCGCTGTGTCACCCGCTCAGCTGTCGGCACTGGCCGCGCTCCCTGGCGTGGTGGCGGTCGCGCCCGACCTGCGTGCGGCCGTCGGCACGTCATCGTCGTCCGCCGCCGCGCGACCCGCGACCGCGGCCGCCGAGAGCTGCCGCAGCGTCCCGGTCGACGCCGACGAGCCGCTGAAGACGGCCCTCGCGCGCGACGCCTTCGACGTCGATGGCAGCGGCGTGACGGTCGGCATCCTGTCCGATTCGTACGCCACCTCTGCCACGGCGACCACCACCCCCGCGGAGGACGTTTCGGCCGGCGTGCTCCCCGGACCCGGCAACCCATGCGGATACGACACGCCCGTCGAGGTTCTCGCAGACCACCCGGGCGGCAGCGACGAGGGACGCGGGATGGCGCAGATCGTGCACGGCATCGCGCCCGGGGCGCGCATTCTGTTCGCGTCCGGGTTCGGCGGGATGATCGACATGGCCGAGAACATCCTCGCGCTCGCCGACGCGGGCGCGGACATCATCGTCGACGACATCAGCTACGTCACCGAACCCCACTTCCAGCAGGGAATCGTCTCGTCGGCCATCGAGATGGTCAAGGCGGACGGTGTGGCGTACTACACCTCGGCGGGCAACGCGAACGCCGTCGGCGCGGACGGCACACCGAGCGAGGGCCTTCCCATCGCCGGATGGCAGGCGCCCGAGTACCGCGGCGTGGCCTGCCCGGAGTGGGTGTGGGTGCCTGAGGAGGTCGTCGCCTACGACTGTCTCGACTTCGACCCGGGAGACGGCGTCGACCCCGTGCAGAGCGTCGGACTGCTCGCGACGCCGTCGGCGCCGACCTTCGCCCTCGGCTGGGGGGAGCCGCAGGGCGCGGTCGCATCCCACTTCTCGCTGCAGCTGTACTCGGATGACCCCGTGCCCGCCCTCGTCGCGGCGGGCGTCACACCGGACCCGCAGGTGCCGATGGAGATGCTGACGGTCAGCCCCGTGCCGACGGACGGGAAGTACGGCTTCGTCGTCGTGCGCGATCTCACCGGTGACGTCGCCCCGCCACCTGCCGTCTGGATCGGCACCTTCGGGAACGGCACGGCGCTCGCGTGGCGCGAATACGACCGCGATGCCGGCGGTGACCTCGTCGGAGCTGTCATCAACGGCCACAACGGGGACGGCTCCGGCGTGAGCGTCGCCGCCGCGGCGTGGGACTACCCGTGGGAGCCGGAGTCCTTCAGCTCGCCCGGGCCGGGCACCATCCTCTTCGAGCCCTACGACCCGTACGGGCCGCCGTCCGCGGCCTACCCCGAGCCGATGACCGTGGCCGCACCGCAGATCACCGGGGTCGACGGGGAGCGGACGAGCTTCTTCGAATCGCCCTTCGACGAGGACGGCGAGGTGGTCTACCGCTTCTACGGCACGTCGGCCGCCGCCCCGAGCGTCGCCGCGGTGCACGCCCTCGCCCTCGAGTACGCTCCCGGCGCCTCTCCGGCCGACATCCTGACGGCGACCGAGGCCACGGCGGCCGAGATGAACAATCCCTACTGGCGAGTGATGCCCGACGCGCACGTCTACGGCGCCGGACTCGCTGACGCCCACGCCCTGCTGGCAGCTCTGCCCGACCCGACACCGACGCCCGAGCCGACACCGACGCC
- the glmM gene encoding phosphoglucosamine mutase: MPIFGTDGVRGLANGPLTADLALSLAQATAVVLGQGRTADARRAAGKRLTAVVARDPRVSGEFLTAAVSAGLASSGVDVLDAGVLPTPAAAFLIADTDAAFGVMVSASHNPAPDNGIKIFARGGVKLPDVVEQRIEAAMDGPKLQPTGGGVGRIRRFADAEDRYIVHLLGSLPHRLEGLHVVLDCAHGAASGVSPETFSDAGATVTVIGADPDGLNINDGVGSTHLDALRAEVVRLGADLGIAHDGDADRCLAVDADGTVVDGDQIMAILAVAMKQRGHLAQDTLVATVMSNLGLHRAMAEHGIRVEQTAVGDRYVLERMNAGGYSLGGEQSGHVIMSEYATTGDGLLTGLHLAAEMAHRKATLAELASVMTVYPQVLVNVKDVDRSRVGDPVVAQAVVDAERALGESGRVLLRASGTEALVRVMVEAASEDDARSHADALASVVAERLAL, from the coding sequence ATGCCGATCTTCGGTACGGACGGGGTGCGGGGGCTGGCCAACGGCCCCCTCACCGCCGATCTCGCTCTCTCCCTGGCCCAGGCGACCGCGGTCGTCCTGGGCCAGGGTCGTACGGCGGACGCGCGACGCGCGGCCGGCAAGCGCCTCACCGCGGTGGTCGCCCGCGACCCGCGCGTGTCGGGTGAGTTCCTCACCGCCGCCGTCTCGGCCGGTCTCGCCTCATCGGGCGTCGACGTGCTCGACGCCGGCGTGCTGCCCACGCCGGCCGCGGCGTTCCTCATCGCCGACACCGACGCCGCCTTCGGCGTGATGGTCTCCGCCTCGCACAACCCGGCACCCGACAACGGCATCAAGATCTTCGCCCGAGGCGGTGTCAAGCTCCCCGATGTGGTCGAGCAGCGCATCGAGGCGGCCATGGACGGCCCCAAGCTGCAGCCGACCGGCGGCGGCGTCGGCCGCATCCGCCGGTTCGCCGACGCGGAAGACCGCTACATCGTGCATCTGCTGGGCTCGCTTCCGCATCGCCTCGAGGGTCTCCACGTCGTGCTGGACTGCGCGCACGGTGCGGCATCCGGCGTCTCACCCGAGACCTTCTCCGATGCCGGGGCGACGGTCACGGTGATCGGTGCCGACCCCGACGGACTCAACATCAACGACGGCGTCGGCTCGACGCACCTCGACGCGCTCCGGGCGGAGGTCGTGCGCCTCGGCGCCGACCTGGGGATCGCCCACGACGGCGACGCCGACCGGTGCCTGGCCGTCGACGCCGACGGCACGGTCGTCGACGGCGACCAGATCATGGCGATCCTGGCCGTGGCGATGAAGCAGCGCGGCCATCTCGCGCAGGACACGCTGGTGGCCACGGTCATGAGCAACCTCGGCCTGCACCGTGCAATGGCCGAGCACGGCATCCGGGTCGAGCAGACCGCGGTCGGCGACCGCTACGTGCTGGAGAGGATGAACGCCGGCGGTTACTCCCTCGGCGGCGAGCAGTCCGGTCACGTCATCATGAGCGAATACGCCACGACCGGCGACGGGCTGCTGACCGGCCTCCACCTCGCCGCGGAGATGGCGCACCGCAAGGCCACGCTCGCGGAGCTCGCATCGGTCATGACGGTGTACCCGCAGGTGCTCGTGAACGTGAAGGATGTGGACCGCTCGCGGGTCGGGGATCCCGTCGTCGCGCAGGCGGTCGTCGACGCCGAGCGCGCGCTCGGCGAGTCGGGTCGCGTGCTGCTGCGCGCATCCGGAACCGAGGCGCTCGTGCGGGTGATGGTGGAGGCGGCGTCGGAGGATGACGCGCGCTCGCACGCCGACGCCCTCGCGTCGGTGGTCGCCGAGCGTCTCGCTCTCTGA
- a CDS encoding CPBP family intramembrane glutamic endopeptidase, translated as MPAHSSDDTASTAALIEELPAPDGEPTRRSRSRRRERRTDWRLGGRTVRRWREWVLAAALAGLGVGVLAATAASLLWPTAWGSAAAMALLWLGMLAPVVFALTRSRPVGLLRLRTVDLLFGVALGLMLRLLQGWLAAATGGDEAFPQLERLGGQLPDGWVFTDVVAPVVVAPLVEEFFFRAVVLVALYTVLRRPCGKAVAGTAAVLFSSGLFVVVHGLLGELAVDQVVSIGLLGLVCGALVMLTGRIWAAVLTHAVFNAAWVALALAGTALG; from the coding sequence GTGCCCGCCCACTCTAGCGACGACACCGCGTCGACCGCCGCGCTCATCGAGGAGCTCCCGGCTCCCGACGGAGAGCCCACGCGGCGGAGCCGTTCGCGCCGTCGCGAGCGCCGCACCGACTGGCGGCTGGGGGGACGAACGGTCCGTCGGTGGCGGGAGTGGGTCCTGGCCGCCGCGCTCGCCGGCCTCGGTGTCGGCGTGCTCGCGGCGACCGCCGCATCCCTTCTCTGGCCGACGGCGTGGGGGTCGGCGGCGGCCATGGCGCTGCTGTGGCTCGGCATGCTCGCGCCCGTCGTGTTCGCGCTCACCCGCTCGCGCCCGGTCGGCCTGCTGCGCCTGCGCACTGTCGATCTGCTCTTCGGTGTGGCGCTCGGGCTGATGCTTCGGCTGTTGCAGGGATGGCTCGCCGCCGCAACCGGCGGCGACGAGGCCTTCCCTCAGCTGGAGCGGCTCGGCGGGCAGCTGCCGGACGGGTGGGTGTTCACCGACGTCGTCGCGCCGGTCGTCGTCGCCCCGCTGGTGGAGGAGTTCTTCTTCCGCGCGGTCGTGCTCGTCGCGCTCTACACGGTGCTTCGTCGCCCGTGCGGGAAAGCTGTCGCGGGGACCGCGGCGGTGCTGTTCTCGAGCGGGCTGTTCGTCGTGGTGCACGGGCTGCTCGGCGAGCTCGCCGTCGACCAGGTGGTGTCGATCGGGCTGCTGGGCCTCGTGTGCGGCGCTCTCGTGATGCTCACCGGGCGCATCTGGGCCGCCGTGCTCACCCACGCGGTCTTCAATGCGGCGTGGGTGGCCTTGGCCCTCGCGGGCACCGCGCTGGGGTGA
- a CDS encoding S1C family serine protease: protein MDENLSTAQQTSQQEADATTVARPWYRRPVIVACAGVAVATLATTAVVGVTATASAASDTTQTVAAAPAVPQAPSWGGGGRDGSGYGDDSQTSGTTTSVSEATEANDDESTGVVIIETVLGYSEAAAAGSGIVLTEDGLILTNNHVIDGATEISVTIATTGETYAATLVGTSEDSDVALLQLEGASGLEVAAIDDDDETVGEAVTAVGNAEGGGVLMAADGEITALESSVTTASSGTTAGETLYGMIEVLADVVSGDSGGALLDDEGEVIGMTTAASVGGVVTVGYAVPIEDALAIVEQILAGDESDGVTVGYSAFLGVQTAAATSTGYGGYGGSGSGSTQTTTTSGATIAGVIAGTPAADAGLAAGDTITAVDGTAVADTTELAEVLAGYDPGEIVTITWTDSSGATQSASVTLIEGPA, encoded by the coding sequence ATGGACGAGAACCTCTCCACCGCACAGCAGACCTCGCAGCAGGAGGCTGATGCGACGACCGTCGCACGGCCCTGGTACCGACGGCCGGTGATCGTCGCCTGCGCAGGTGTGGCGGTGGCGACCCTGGCGACGACCGCCGTGGTCGGGGTGACAGCGACCGCTTCCGCCGCATCCGACACGACGCAGACCGTCGCCGCAGCGCCCGCCGTGCCGCAGGCGCCGTCGTGGGGCGGCGGTGGCCGCGACGGGAGCGGATACGGCGACGACAGCCAGACATCCGGTACGACCACCTCCGTCAGCGAGGCGACCGAGGCGAACGACGATGAGTCGACCGGTGTCGTGATCATCGAGACGGTTCTCGGATACAGCGAGGCAGCCGCTGCGGGAAGCGGAATCGTGCTGACCGAGGACGGCCTCATCCTCACGAACAACCACGTCATCGACGGCGCGACCGAGATCTCGGTGACGATCGCGACCACCGGAGAGACCTATGCCGCCACGCTCGTGGGAACCTCCGAGGACTCCGACGTCGCCCTGCTGCAGCTGGAGGGGGCGTCAGGGCTGGAGGTCGCCGCCATCGACGACGACGACGAGACCGTCGGAGAGGCCGTCACCGCGGTCGGCAACGCCGAGGGCGGCGGCGTGCTGATGGCCGCGGACGGCGAGATCACCGCCCTCGAGTCGTCGGTGACGACCGCGTCGTCGGGCACGACCGCGGGTGAGACGCTCTACGGCATGATCGAGGTGCTCGCCGACGTGGTCTCGGGCGACTCCGGCGGAGCGCTGCTCGACGACGAGGGTGAGGTGATCGGGATGACCACCGCCGCGTCGGTCGGCGGCGTCGTCACCGTCGGGTACGCGGTTCCGATCGAGGATGCGCTGGCCATCGTCGAGCAGATCCTCGCCGGTGACGAATCCGACGGCGTGACCGTGGGGTACTCCGCGTTCCTCGGCGTGCAGACCGCCGCGGCCACCAGCACCGGCTACGGCGGCTACGGCGGGTCGGGGTCGGGCTCGACCCAGACGACGACGACGTCCGGCGCGACCATCGCCGGCGTGATCGCGGGCACTCCGGCCGCCGACGCAGGCCTGGCCGCGGGCGACACGATCACCGCGGTCGACGGCACGGCGGTGGCCGACACCACGGAGCTCGCCGAGGTCCTCGCCGGCTACGACCCGGGTGAGATCGTCACGATCACGTGGACCGACTCCTCCGGCGCGACGCAGTCGGCGAGCGTGACCCTGATCGAGGGTCCGGCCTGA